One stretch of Candidatus Omnitrophota bacterium DNA includes these proteins:
- a CDS encoding helix-turn-helix domain-containing protein, producing the protein MANDIKFNDILNMSALGDKLREVREGKNITLGQAQKQTRIHQAVLKALEDGKCDSILNPTYVKSFLKKYADYLGVDSRQVMSEYKRLCPEAESETVNKLPEPRDASKGPSSVFPFIRLIVVIVVAVAMITLALGKVMPYFRKQGISRPVPVSKVKQPATRSKSSKKVSKENAAPKEDAGIVIPKNVQLKLLLKVNKTVMIKMRTDGVLLFERVLSKGTAEIFTAEKSINIYAADGSSIELVLNGKQMGSPGKGILKNIEITRTGIKIK; encoded by the coding sequence TAAGTTTAACGATATATTGAATATGTCCGCTCTCGGTGATAAGTTAAGAGAGGTCAGGGAGGGAAAGAACATTACTCTCGGCCAGGCCCAGAAACAGACGCGAATCCACCAGGCCGTATTGAAGGCTCTCGAGGACGGTAAATGCGACAGCATTCTTAATCCCACCTACGTAAAGAGCTTCCTGAAGAAATATGCCGATTATCTTGGCGTCGACTCCCGACAGGTGATGAGTGAATACAAGAGGCTGTGCCCTGAGGCCGAATCCGAGACGGTGAATAAACTGCCCGAACCGCGAGATGCGTCAAAAGGTCCGTCGAGCGTCTTTCCTTTTATCAGGCTTATCGTAGTCATAGTTGTGGCGGTCGCGATGATAACGCTTGCGTTAGGCAAGGTAATGCCGTATTTTAGAAAACAGGGAATATCGAGACCTGTCCCTGTATCTAAAGTTAAACAGCCGGCTACCCGATCCAAATCTTCAAAAAAAGTTTCAAAGGAAAATGCAGCTCCAAAGGAAGATGCGGGAATAGTCATTCCAAAGAACGTTCAGCTGAAACTGCTGTTAAAAGTAAACAAGACCGTGATGATAAAAATGAGGACCGATGGGGTGCTCCTCTTCGAGCGCGTGCTCTCAAAAGGCACAGCGGAGATATTCACGGCGGAAAAGAGCATAAATATATATGCTGCCGATGGATCGTCGATAGAGCTCGTCCTGAACGGCAAACAGATGGGCTCTCCCGGTAAAGGCATCCTGAAGAATATAGAGATCACAAGAACCGGCATCAAGATAAAGTAA